In the Synechococcus sp. UW179A genome, one interval contains:
- a CDS encoding phycocyanobilin:ferredoxin oxidoreductase: MPASPSGQEMHPLVMAMAARIRQCRNGFPELNPLGLSDDLEEIIGTLDGEALFIRNEVHSCRGLRKLHLEIARLGLGLQILHCVFFPDPRFDLPVFGADIVASPAGISAAIIDLSPVGEHLPERIQSGLEVAVIPAFQQVRDLPTWATIFSPFVRFIRPVNQQEEDWFVELVDDYLQVLGDAVKAAEPDDPSAPSTLARYHGQVSYCRQQKRNDKTRRVLEKAFGTVWADRYIEELLFDEPLSP; encoded by the coding sequence ATGCCTGCGTCCCCGAGCGGTCAGGAGATGCATCCGCTGGTGATGGCTATGGCTGCTCGTATCCGTCAGTGCAGGAACGGTTTCCCGGAGCTCAATCCACTCGGCTTGTCGGATGACCTCGAGGAGATCATCGGCACGCTCGACGGTGAGGCTCTGTTTATCCGTAATGAGGTGCATTCCTGCCGAGGACTTCGCAAACTGCACCTGGAGATCGCACGACTTGGACTTGGACTTCAGATTCTTCATTGTGTTTTCTTCCCCGATCCACGCTTTGATCTGCCTGTGTTTGGCGCCGATATCGTCGCCAGCCCAGCGGGGATCTCCGCTGCCATTATTGATCTTTCCCCGGTCGGAGAGCACCTGCCCGAGCGTATCCAAAGCGGGCTTGAAGTCGCAGTGATTCCTGCCTTCCAACAGGTGCGAGATCTTCCCACTTGGGCAACGATTTTCTCGCCGTTCGTGAGATTTATCCGCCCTGTCAACCAACAGGAAGAGGATTGGTTTGTGGAACTGGTCGACGATTACCTCCAGGTTCTCGGTGATGCCGTGAAGGCCGCAGAGCCCGATGACCCCAGTGCTCCTTCTACTCTGGCCCGATATCACGGACAGGTGTCCTATTGCCGGCAACAGAAACGCAACGACAAAACGCGGCGGGTTCTGGAGAAAGCCTTCGGGACGGTATGGGCGGATCGGTACATCGAGGAACTGCTGTTCGACGAACCTCTGAGCCCTTGA
- a CDS encoding pitrilysin family protein: MGLCHGTLTAIPSGPVLEHRTLHNGSNLVTAAIPDAALTCLDFWCQGGSAWERSGEEGIAHFLEHMVFKGSRRMGPGEFDRRIEALGGSSNAATGFDDVHYHVLVPSAESKEALELLLDLVLDPALEQDCFSMERDVVLEEIAQYRDQPDDQVLQTLLELCCAPHCYGRPILGWENSLREMNPEGMRRYHQRRYQGANCCLAVAGTIQQDLISHVLDSPLATLDKVTDSDLNKTIKPLLNFRSGRECRAFPRLEAARLMMVWPVASANDQLAIAGADLATTILAEGRRSRLVQRLREELQIVESIDMDVTTLEQGSLVMLEACCPEDQIERVETEIHQQLNNSLTTAITDEELHRAMQLVGNGHRFSLEAPGAVAASVGSQTLWGRHRDLLAPLQDLAHWNASTLREGVMPILQPQHSFTLIARSEDNA, encoded by the coding sequence ATGGGACTTTGCCACGGGACCCTGACTGCGATCCCATCCGGTCCGGTGCTCGAACACCGCACACTCCATAACGGAAGCAACCTTGTGACAGCCGCCATCCCCGATGCGGCCCTCACTTGTCTTGATTTTTGGTGCCAGGGCGGAAGCGCCTGGGAGAGAAGTGGCGAGGAGGGCATCGCTCATTTCCTCGAACACATGGTGTTCAAGGGAAGTCGACGGATGGGGCCGGGGGAGTTTGATCGAAGAATTGAGGCACTGGGAGGCAGCAGCAATGCAGCCACGGGCTTCGATGATGTGCACTACCACGTGCTTGTGCCCAGCGCGGAATCGAAGGAAGCACTTGAACTGCTGCTGGATCTCGTTCTGGATCCGGCTTTGGAGCAGGACTGTTTCTCAATGGAGCGCGACGTGGTGCTCGAGGAGATCGCCCAGTATCGGGATCAGCCTGATGACCAGGTGCTGCAGACTCTGCTGGAACTCTGCTGTGCTCCCCACTGCTACGGCAGACCCATCCTCGGCTGGGAGAACAGCCTGCGGGAGATGAATCCGGAGGGGATGCGGCGCTACCACCAACGCCGCTACCAGGGAGCCAACTGTTGTCTGGCAGTGGCAGGAACTATTCAGCAGGACCTAATCAGCCACGTGCTCGACAGCCCCCTTGCAACGCTTGACAAGGTTACGGACTCAGATCTGAACAAGACAATCAAACCTTTGCTGAATTTTCGTAGCGGTCGGGAATGCCGCGCCTTTCCTCGACTGGAGGCCGCACGGCTGATGATGGTTTGGCCGGTTGCCTCTGCAAACGATCAGCTGGCCATCGCCGGAGCTGATCTGGCCACCACAATCCTTGCTGAGGGTCGGCGCAGTCGACTGGTGCAGAGGCTGCGCGAAGAACTGCAGATCGTTGAATCCATCGACATGGACGTCACCACGCTGGAACAGGGCAGCCTGGTGATGCTGGAGGCCTGTTGCCCAGAAGATCAGATCGAACGCGTGGAGACCGAGATCCACCAACAGCTGAACAACAGCTTGACCACTGCCATCACGGATGAGGAATTGCATCGCGCCATGCAACTGGTTGGAAACGGTCATCGCTTCAGCCTTGAAGCTCCTGGAGCTGTGGCCGCCAGTGTCGGTTCACAAACACTCTGGGGACGGCACCGAGACCTTCTGGCTCCACTCCAGGATCTAGCGCACTGGAATGCTTCAACCTTGCGAGAAGGTGTTATGCCAATACTGCAACCCCAGCACAGCTTCACCCTGATTGCCCGATCGGAGGACAACGCTTGA
- a CDS encoding pitrilysin family protein, translating into MSPSCDLVLDPVTTTGVLSAKLWIRRGSSADPLGQRGGHQLLGSVLSRGCGPVDHLQLADLVEGCGAGLRCDTHEDGILISLKCRDVDADRLLPALGWMLRQPHLDEGQIELERDLSLQALQRQKEDPFHRAFDGWRQLAYGKGPYGHDPLGIGVDLEQLQKAELACLAEDLESNGSVLALSGTIPDKSTERLEEWLGTTKTKLSREEPLATIQESAELEPGKRPSLGLQALPTEQVVLMLGQAALPHGQPDDLALRLLQAHLGSGMSSLLFRRLREEHGVAYDVGVHHPARAGAAPFVMHASTGVDRAELSLELLISSWCELMETTISELDLKLAKAKFRGQLAHGSQTTGQRAERRAQLRGLNLPDDHDQSCLNQLEQLQASDLRDMALRHLQSPQLSLCGPEETLESLKKQWSLSTFAESTEP; encoded by the coding sequence TTGAGCCCCAGCTGCGATCTCGTCCTTGATCCTGTAACAACAACCGGGGTGCTCTCCGCCAAGCTCTGGATTCGGCGCGGAAGTAGTGCTGATCCTCTTGGGCAAAGGGGCGGTCATCAGCTACTGGGTTCGGTGCTCAGCCGTGGATGCGGACCTGTCGATCATCTGCAGCTGGCAGATCTGGTTGAAGGCTGCGGCGCAGGTCTTCGTTGTGACACCCATGAAGACGGAATTCTGATCAGTCTCAAGTGCCGCGACGTTGATGCAGATCGACTGTTGCCTGCTCTTGGCTGGATGCTGCGCCAGCCACACCTGGACGAAGGACAGATCGAACTGGAGCGAGACCTGAGCTTGCAGGCCCTGCAAAGACAGAAAGAGGATCCCTTCCATCGTGCCTTTGATGGCTGGAGACAACTGGCCTATGGCAAGGGTCCCTACGGGCACGATCCACTTGGCATCGGTGTCGACCTGGAACAACTTCAAAAAGCGGAACTGGCCTGTCTTGCCGAAGATCTCGAGAGCAATGGCTCGGTGCTGGCGCTTTCCGGAACCATTCCTGATAAATCCACGGAGCGACTGGAGGAGTGGCTCGGCACAACCAAAACCAAGCTCAGCCGCGAAGAACCCTTGGCAACAATCCAGGAATCAGCTGAATTGGAGCCTGGCAAGAGGCCGTCATTAGGGCTCCAAGCTCTTCCCACCGAACAAGTGGTGCTGATGCTGGGTCAGGCCGCTCTGCCCCACGGTCAACCGGACGACCTGGCTCTGAGGCTGCTGCAGGCTCACCTGGGATCAGGCATGTCCAGCCTGTTGTTCCGCAGGCTTCGAGAGGAGCATGGCGTCGCCTACGACGTAGGTGTCCATCACCCGGCGCGCGCTGGAGCGGCACCCTTTGTGATGCACGCCTCAACCGGAGTCGACAGGGCAGAACTATCGCTCGAACTCCTGATCAGCAGCTGGTGTGAGCTGATGGAGACCACCATTTCCGAGCTCGATCTCAAACTGGCCAAGGCCAAGTTCAGGGGGCAACTGGCTCACGGCTCCCAGACCACAGGTCAGAGGGCCGAGCGGCGGGCGCAACTGCGTGGTCTGAATCTCCCTGATGACCATGACCAGAGCTGCCTCAACCAACTGGAGCAGCTACAGGCCAGTGATCTGCGTGACATGGCACTCCGCCATCTTCAGAGTCCTCAGCTCAGCTTGTGCGGACCCGAGGAAACGCTGGAATCACTGAAGAAACAATGGAGCCTGAGCACTTTTGCTGAAAGCACCGAGCCTTGA
- a CDS encoding DUF3148 domain-containing protein codes for MSVSIGDQVRLVRPQTFLKTADPMPMLRPPDLVAHNEIGRVMALQPAETAAVRFARGTFLLSIEQLTLVSENPNNASDQDASSDSDASSET; via the coding sequence ATGTCCGTTTCAATCGGTGACCAGGTGCGACTGGTGCGCCCCCAGACCTTCCTCAAGACAGCTGATCCGATGCCGATGCTCAGGCCTCCCGATCTTGTGGCCCACAATGAAATCGGCAGGGTCATGGCATTACAACCGGCTGAAACGGCAGCAGTGCGCTTCGCCAGAGGGACTTTTCTGTTGTCGATTGAGCAACTCACACTTGTGAGCGAAAATCCGAACAATGCCTCGGATCAAGACGCTTCATCGGACTCCGATGCTTCATCTGAGACGTAG
- a CDS encoding biotin transporter BioY has product MRALSTWSGALAGLLLILVGSLIPTALLLPLPELPPAVVGLPSTWQVPALLVCALVAGPRAGVIASVAYLTIGLVDLPVFHGGGGFAYVLNPGFGYLAGFVPAAWLTGRLAQQNGMNDIARLTLAAMAGLLTIQVCGLLNLALGAVLNRWDAPLLDLIFSYSLGPLAAQLALCCATGLIARVSRQVLWIE; this is encoded by the coding sequence GTGCGGGCACTGTCCACCTGGAGCGGCGCTCTTGCCGGATTGCTTCTGATCCTCGTCGGAAGCCTCATCCCTACTGCCCTGCTACTGCCTCTGCCCGAGTTGCCTCCTGCCGTTGTGGGTCTGCCCAGCACCTGGCAGGTTCCTGCACTGCTCGTCTGCGCCCTTGTCGCGGGCCCAAGAGCGGGAGTCATCGCTTCAGTGGCTTATCTAACCATCGGATTGGTGGACTTGCCTGTGTTCCACGGCGGTGGCGGTTTCGCCTATGTGCTGAATCCGGGTTTTGGTTATCTGGCGGGATTCGTCCCCGCCGCCTGGTTGACCGGACGGCTGGCCCAGCAGAACGGAATGAATGACATCGCCAGACTGACCCTCGCAGCCATGGCAGGCCTGCTGACCATTCAGGTCTGCGGACTGCTCAATCTTGCCCTGGGAGCCGTGCTGAATCGCTGGGATGCCCCCCTACTCGACCTTATTTTCAGCTACAGCCTTGGGCCCCTGGCTGCGCAACTGGCCCTGTGTTGCGCAACTGGACTGATCGCACGCGTGAGCCGTCAGGTGCTCTGGATCGAATGA
- the lspA gene encoding signal peptidase II: MNIRPARSMRRGSVVALSVLMVVLDQLSKHWARGVLLPGETMPFIPGLLQLNLVRNTGAAFSLFRDSSLLLGILSLVVAIGVSIWIWRETRRGLWMGLALGFLLGGTIGNGIDRWRLGHVTDFLELVPIQFPIFNWADVAINLAVLCFAIDAFNHRNEQSDG; encoded by the coding sequence ATGAACATCCGTCCAGCCCGAAGCATGCGACGGGGCAGCGTCGTTGCACTCAGTGTGCTCATGGTGGTGCTGGATCAGCTCAGCAAGCATTGGGCCAGAGGCGTCCTTCTCCCAGGCGAGACGATGCCCTTCATTCCTGGATTGCTGCAACTGAACCTTGTGCGCAACACGGGAGCTGCATTCAGTCTGTTCAGAGATTCCTCCCTGCTGCTGGGAATTCTCAGCCTGGTGGTTGCCATTGGCGTCAGCATCTGGATCTGGCGGGAGACTCGGCGAGGTCTCTGGATGGGACTGGCCCTCGGCTTTCTTCTGGGAGGAACCATCGGCAATGGCATCGACCGCTGGCGGCTCGGTCATGTGACCGACTTTCTCGAACTCGTGCCAATTCAGTTTCCAATCTTCAACTGGGCTGATGTCGCCATCAACCTGGCGGTTCTCTGCTTCGCCATCGACGCCTTCAACCACAGAAATGAGCAGAGCGACGGCTGA
- a CDS encoding transglycosylase domain-containing protein, producing MSRATAEPKRLALLTIHQQGRSERTLQLHGEGYRIGRDADMEICIDNAAVSRLHALLQKQGQHWILKDQGSTNGLWWKGRRVQQLELQDGDRVSFAPTQEADSPWIGFARPGQRRHQRIKRSLGIGILCCLGGAALLLGHAALNVPVSGRLASVRGPLAIYDGNNKPLKSVDSNRHRELSGLGEFSPLLIDALLSSEDNRFWWHPGVDPVGSLRAFAVNLTGGRVLEGGSSITQQLARSLYPELVGEGDTLGRKWRELLVALQLESRFSKRELLLSYLNRVYLGVGWGFEDSAQTFFDQSAADLSVEQAALLVGLLPSPNGHDPCRHPQRALEARNRVINKMADSGRLSLDAARLARRQPIQLAPTACSRTALTRSAPFYTDQVRRDLTAMVGPEVAAEGNFLIETHLDPVLQAVVERQLRSLISNAGGLGVSEGAAVVIDSSTGGVLAIAGGRDYRFSQFNRASMALRQPGSTFKLMTYLAALERGIKPNETIDCSSLNWRGQWFESSCRGRLSLTNAFASSSNTAALRLAQRVGLEQVVRQARALGITTPLDPVPGLALGQSEVRLIELTGAYAAILNKGEWKPPNTIRRLLDAETCRDDNLRGCGSLAGDDQRGVNPGRQAVGSDSATQMQALLRAVVRNGTGTAASLGGQEGGKTGTTNEGRDLLFVGYEPSRRWVLGIWLGNDDNSPSTSSSALAASLWADIIRAAGRGGLKEK from the coding sequence ATGAGCAGAGCGACGGCTGAGCCAAAGAGGTTGGCCCTACTGACGATTCATCAGCAGGGTCGGTCTGAGCGCACGCTTCAACTGCATGGCGAGGGATATCGGATTGGACGTGATGCAGACATGGAAATCTGCATTGACAATGCGGCTGTTAGCCGCTTGCATGCACTTCTGCAAAAGCAAGGCCAGCACTGGATTCTCAAGGACCAAGGGTCCACCAATGGACTGTGGTGGAAAGGGCGACGAGTGCAACAACTGGAGCTCCAAGACGGCGATCGAGTCAGCTTTGCCCCGACCCAAGAAGCGGATAGCCCCTGGATTGGCTTTGCAAGACCCGGACAACGGCGGCATCAGCGGATCAAGCGGTCGCTGGGGATCGGCATCCTGTGCTGCCTCGGTGGGGCAGCACTGTTATTGGGCCATGCCGCCCTCAACGTGCCGGTGAGTGGACGACTCGCCAGCGTTCGCGGACCGCTCGCCATCTACGACGGCAACAACAAACCGCTCAAATCGGTGGATTCCAATCGACACAGGGAACTGAGCGGCCTTGGCGAGTTTTCTCCGCTGTTGATCGATGCCTTACTCAGCAGCGAAGACAATCGTTTCTGGTGGCATCCAGGGGTTGACCCTGTCGGCAGCCTGCGCGCTTTCGCTGTCAACCTGACCGGCGGCAGGGTGCTCGAAGGTGGCAGCAGCATCACCCAACAGTTGGCCCGCAGCCTCTACCCAGAACTCGTCGGCGAAGGTGACACCCTGGGACGCAAATGGCGTGAGCTGCTGGTGGCACTGCAGCTGGAAAGCCGCTTCAGCAAGCGGGAGCTGCTGCTGAGTTATCTCAACAGGGTGTACCTCGGTGTGGGATGGGGATTCGAAGACAGCGCACAGACCTTCTTTGATCAATCAGCAGCTGATCTGAGTGTTGAACAGGCCGCTCTGCTAGTTGGACTGTTGCCATCACCGAATGGTCACGACCCCTGCCGTCATCCACAGCGGGCCCTTGAAGCCCGCAACCGCGTGATCAACAAGATGGCCGATTCCGGTCGCTTATCTCTTGACGCTGCTCGTCTGGCGAGACGTCAACCCATCCAACTGGCGCCCACGGCCTGCAGCCGGACTGCGCTGACACGCTCAGCACCCTTCTACACCGATCAGGTACGCAGGGATTTAACCGCAATGGTGGGTCCGGAGGTAGCGGCAGAGGGGAATTTTCTGATCGAAACCCACCTTGACCCTGTGCTGCAGGCCGTTGTGGAGAGACAACTGCGCAGTCTGATCAGCAATGCCGGTGGACTCGGCGTGAGTGAGGGGGCCGCCGTGGTGATCGACAGCAGCACAGGAGGGGTCCTGGCGATCGCCGGCGGACGTGACTACCGATTCAGTCAGTTCAACCGTGCATCCATGGCCTTGAGACAGCCAGGGAGCACCTTCAAACTGATGACGTACCTGGCCGCCCTGGAACGTGGAATCAAGCCCAACGAAACCATTGACTGCAGTTCTCTGAACTGGAGAGGCCAGTGGTTTGAAAGCAGCTGCAGAGGTCGCCTCAGCCTCACCAACGCCTTCGCTTCGAGCAGTAACACGGCGGCTCTTCGCCTAGCTCAGCGGGTTGGGCTTGAACAGGTGGTTCGCCAGGCCAGAGCTCTTGGCATCACAACACCGCTGGATCCGGTTCCAGGGCTCGCACTCGGCCAGAGCGAAGTGCGACTGATCGAACTCACCGGGGCCTATGCAGCCATTCTCAATAAAGGCGAATGGAAGCCCCCCAATACGATTCGTCGTTTGCTTGATGCGGAAACCTGTCGCGATGACAATCTGCGTGGCTGCGGCAGCCTTGCCGGCGATGATCAGCGTGGTGTGAACCCTGGACGCCAGGCTGTCGGCAGCGACAGTGCAACTCAGATGCAAGCGTTGCTGCGCGCGGTTGTGCGCAATGGCACCGGTACTGCCGCATCGCTGGGAGGTCAAGAGGGAGGCAAAACTGGAACCACCAATGAAGGCAGGGATCTGCTGTTCGTGGGCTATGAACCCTCGCGCCGTTGGGTGCTGGGGATCTGGCTCGGCAATGACGACAACAGCCCCTCGACCAGCTCCAGCGCCCTTGCGGCATCACTCTGGGCTGACATCATCCGCGCGGCGGGACGAGGTGGGCTCAAGGAAAAATGA
- a CDS encoding YcjF family protein has product MKGSTRWILFGAAGLIALMVIGLVLQGIRNLLWDLSYWLPPWLVGPVLLIGAVLLVAVVIQVGLPWLRQWRTQRQRRDTSSLQDRPAPTSSRDAAEQSLSSVDRLLERLQDDVARQSLLEERQRVARELERGDLVLVVFGTGSSGKTSLIRALLKEIVGDVGAAMGSTGESRSYRLRLKGLDRGVLLVDTPGILEAGQEGRGREQEARRRASRADLMIVVVDGDLRKSELEVVQSLSGLGKRLVLVLNKCDLRGEEEERRLLQLLRQRCSEWLQPEDVIPASARPQSLPRPGQRPVQPPAEIGLLVRRLAAVLHSDGEELLADNILLQCRDLGSAGRDLLDRQRSHEARRIIDRYTWISAGVVAATPLPGVDLLGTAAVNAQMVMEMGAVYGIQLTRSRAQELAVSVGKTLTGLGVVKGGVALIGTALSVNLPTLLLGRAVQGVAAGWLTRIAGASFMTYFQQDQDWGDGGVQDVVQHHYELNRRDRSLQDFLQAALRRVVEPLQQEAKKRLPPRPGPREAGDASDRGYRAP; this is encoded by the coding sequence ATGAAAGGATCGACGCGTTGGATTCTGTTTGGTGCCGCTGGGCTAATCGCCCTCATGGTGATTGGCCTGGTACTGCAGGGAATCCGCAACCTGCTCTGGGATCTGAGTTACTGGCTGCCCCCCTGGCTGGTTGGCCCTGTGCTGCTGATCGGCGCAGTTCTGCTGGTGGCAGTCGTGATTCAGGTCGGCCTGCCATGGCTGCGTCAATGGCGCACACAGCGTCAGCGTCGAGACACGTCATCGCTCCAAGACAGACCGGCACCAACGAGCAGCAGAGATGCAGCGGAACAAAGCCTGTCCAGCGTGGATCGGCTGCTGGAACGACTCCAGGACGATGTGGCTCGTCAGTCTCTCCTCGAGGAACGCCAACGGGTCGCCAGGGAACTCGAACGCGGGGATCTTGTGCTTGTGGTCTTCGGCACCGGCTCCAGTGGCAAAACGTCTCTGATCCGTGCTCTGCTCAAAGAGATCGTCGGCGATGTCGGTGCTGCCATGGGCTCCACCGGCGAAAGTCGCAGCTACCGACTCCGGCTCAAAGGTCTGGACAGAGGAGTGCTTCTCGTTGACACGCCGGGAATCCTTGAAGCTGGCCAGGAAGGGCGAGGACGCGAGCAGGAAGCACGTCGCCGAGCCAGCAGAGCGGATTTGATGATCGTTGTGGTCGATGGAGATCTGCGCAAGAGCGAGCTGGAGGTGGTGCAAAGCCTGTCGGGACTTGGCAAACGTCTGGTGCTGGTGCTCAATAAATGTGATCTGCGCGGTGAGGAAGAGGAGCGCAGGCTGCTTCAACTGTTGCGGCAACGCTGCTCCGAATGGCTGCAACCCGAAGATGTGATTCCCGCTAGTGCACGCCCCCAGTCACTACCCCGCCCTGGCCAACGTCCCGTTCAGCCGCCAGCCGAAATCGGGCTGCTGGTGAGGCGATTGGCTGCAGTGCTTCATTCCGATGGAGAGGAACTGCTTGCAGACAACATCCTTCTGCAATGCAGGGATCTTGGATCCGCTGGTCGGGATCTGCTCGACCGTCAACGTTCTCACGAAGCCCGGCGAATCATCGATCGCTACACCTGGATCAGTGCTGGTGTCGTCGCCGCAACGCCACTGCCCGGAGTGGATTTACTTGGTACTGCTGCCGTCAATGCCCAGATGGTGATGGAGATGGGAGCGGTGTATGGAATCCAGCTGACCCGCAGCAGGGCCCAGGAGCTGGCAGTCTCTGTGGGCAAGACCCTGACTGGACTGGGGGTGGTCAAAGGCGGAGTGGCTTTGATCGGTACCGCGCTGAGTGTGAACCTGCCGACCCTGCTGCTCGGTCGGGCGGTGCAGGGTGTAGCAGCCGGCTGGCTCACCAGAATTGCGGGAGCCAGTTTCATGACCTATTTCCAGCAGGACCAGGACTGGGGCGATGGCGGAGTGCAGGACGTGGTTCAGCACCACTACGAACTCAATCGGAGGGATCGCTCCCTTCAGGACTTTCTGCAGGCGGCACTGCGACGGGTGGTGGAGCCCCTCCAGCAGGAGGCAAAGAAACGACTTCCACCCCGGCCAGGGCCTCGGGAGGCGGGGGACGCATCGGACCGCGGCTATCGAGCACCGTGA
- a CDS encoding aminotransferase class V-fold PLP-dependent enzyme, producing MVVPSAPSLFGSSRTSSAASTATELSAFASSEALDPHLQRFLEDASARLCEWLGSAAQRSPLPALRLLPEAFPEQQGVSADRLLDDLQQLMDGAYQPNHPGALAHLDPPPNTASIAAELICAGLNNNLLAEELSPSLSQLERQLCGWFAARFEMPDGAGGVAASGGSLSNLTALVTARHRMGLDHDPNAVILMSDDAHVSLQKAARVMGLRPDGIRRVPVDSQGRMLISDLQEQLQGLKQHNRPCIAVVATAGTTVRGAIDPIPALAQFCSDQGLWLHVDGAIGAVFALCPDTAKLMAGLGQADSITVNPQKLLGIAKTSSLLLVRDQSALQETFQTGLPYMEPAFAVAHGGELGLQGSRPAEILKLWLGLRQLGEQGINALLKQALLRRQRLEEDLDASVLEITSGPLHLLACVPLGADPARCDQWTAAVRQRLLDRQIMVSRPVHQGRHRIKVVLGNPHTSNALIDQLAADLNHYSREVV from the coding sequence ATGGTGGTTCCTTCCGCGCCCTCCTTGTTCGGATCCTCCAGGACTTCATCGGCGGCATCGACTGCGACGGAACTGTCCGCATTTGCCTCATCTGAGGCACTGGATCCGCACTTGCAGCGTTTCCTGGAGGACGCCAGCGCTCGTCTGTGTGAATGGCTCGGGTCAGCCGCTCAGCGGTCCCCGTTACCTGCTCTGCGGCTGCTTCCAGAGGCTTTCCCCGAGCAACAGGGTGTCAGTGCGGACCGACTGCTGGATGACCTTCAACAGTTGATGGATGGTGCTTACCAGCCCAACCATCCTGGAGCCCTCGCCCATCTGGACCCTCCTCCGAACACGGCATCGATCGCTGCGGAACTGATCTGCGCCGGATTGAACAACAATCTGCTGGCGGAGGAGCTCTCACCGAGTCTCAGTCAACTGGAGCGTCAGCTCTGTGGCTGGTTCGCTGCCCGTTTCGAAATGCCTGATGGCGCTGGCGGTGTCGCCGCCAGTGGTGGCTCCCTGAGCAATCTCACCGCCCTGGTCACCGCTCGACATCGGATGGGTCTGGACCATGACCCCAATGCGGTGATCTTGATGAGTGATGACGCCCACGTGTCACTGCAGAAGGCTGCCAGAGTCATGGGGCTCAGGCCAGATGGCATTCGACGGGTACCCGTTGATTCGCAGGGCCGCATGCTGATTTCAGACCTACAAGAGCAGCTGCAGGGGCTTAAGCAGCACAACCGGCCCTGCATCGCAGTGGTGGCGACAGCGGGCACGACAGTGCGTGGAGCGATCGATCCGATTCCCGCTCTGGCTCAGTTCTGCAGTGATCAGGGCCTTTGGCTGCACGTGGATGGCGCGATTGGCGCTGTCTTTGCACTGTGTCCAGACACGGCGAAGCTGATGGCTGGGCTTGGCCAGGCTGATTCCATCACGGTGAATCCCCAGAAGCTGCTGGGAATCGCCAAGACCTCGTCCCTGCTTTTAGTACGTGATCAGTCAGCTCTCCAGGAGACATTTCAAACGGGGCTTCCCTATATGGAACCCGCATTCGCTGTTGCCCATGGCGGTGAACTGGGCCTGCAGGGCAGTCGTCCCGCAGAGATCCTCAAGCTCTGGCTTGGCTTGCGACAGCTGGGTGAGCAGGGGATCAATGCCCTGCTGAAGCAGGCTCTGTTGAGACGTCAACGCCTGGAAGAAGACCTTGATGCTTCTGTTCTGGAGATCACGTCAGGCCCGCTGCATCTGCTCGCTTGCGTCCCACTTGGAGCGGATCCAGCGCGCTGCGATCAATGGACAGCTGCCGTGCGACAACGGCTGCTTGATCGGCAGATCATGGTGTCCAGACCAGTCCATCAAGGACGGCATCGCATCAAAGTGGTGTTGGGCAATCCCCACACCTCCAATGCGCTCATCGACCAACTGGCGGCCGATTTGAACCACTATTCACGCGAGGTGGTGTGA
- a CDS encoding nucleoside deaminase, with product MERLLRRAEQLGESGEIPVSAVVLDSEGRCIGHGSNRREWASDPLGHAELVALRQASLILGDWRLNQCTLIVTLEPCPMCAGALVQARVGRVIYGAHDPKRGGLGSTIDLSKHPSAHHHMQVMGGVMELEASALLGRWFRQRRQRFAGNEAARSQKD from the coding sequence ATGGAACGCTTGTTGCGACGCGCTGAACAGCTCGGTGAATCAGGAGAGATCCCTGTCAGTGCTGTGGTGCTGGATTCAGAGGGACGATGCATCGGCCATGGCAGCAATCGGCGCGAGTGGGCTTCAGATCCACTCGGACATGCAGAACTTGTGGCTTTGCGCCAGGCCTCCTTGATCCTCGGCGACTGGAGACTGAACCAGTGCACCCTGATCGTGACGCTGGAACCCTGCCCGATGTGCGCTGGAGCTCTGGTGCAGGCCCGGGTCGGTCGGGTGATCTACGGAGCGCACGATCCCAAGCGGGGTGGTCTTGGAAGCACGATTGATCTCTCCAAGCACCCCAGCGCCCACCATCACATGCAGGTGATGGGAGGCGTGATGGAGCTTGAAGCATCCGCTCTATTGGGACGCTGGTTCAGGCAGCGACGGCAGCGTTTTGCCGGAAACGAGGCAGCTCGGTCTCAAAAAGATTGA